The following are from one region of the Stanieria sp. NIES-3757 genome:
- a CDS encoding hypothetical protein (protein of unknown function DUF490), producing MTNFLQNRPPDPSPKPSGFWRRLLEQIKHPSQITIIGFSTLVLGGLGYWGTQVLVKQKLPPFLEKQISNIINRPIDLGEVTSFSLTGIEFDSATIPPTKTDPDQVAIDEVKVGFNILPLIFQRTLPLEITLVQPEIYLEQAKDDSWLNLDLQTKEGEPSIYVDLTVNVEAGNITAVPYNQSPIQVQLDGSGRYDPTGEQLIEYDLDAAIEQAQAKIKGETIIASGQTNTKLQINDLVLTDVTSLIPNSPINLSSGKLNADLDINIPSLEEITAANIQGQVNLQNVQGEVENLSSSLEAKSQLNFGGKNAQVEDTQVNLGNLTANLKGTVDLQQGYNLNIDILPFSLSGLQKTFNTFSPVNLAGEVAAQLQLSGAIKEPLLTGTINNTKTLTVAQTQLKSVKANFAANLSEVVLKDLKAIPLAGGQIQGQGIIETKIKQSLEENRVIDAANMPLAFNFKATLPTEKIVAPYYSFPQEIAVNTFNTEGKIRGTLANPQANLQWQIPQASTTAVDNLSGSGKILFSDNQLLLNDTEILVGKGRLNLEGNANLNNQQWQTNIQASALALTPFLAQLNTSAVNFDQPITLSKGTIDLKGKLDQLAPNKITGIANLNLDVNGSEVNLDSRLASGNFQATANTDRIALNQFVPSLPLTTTLESSRINLSGQLQQLLTFTENRNLNTIKADFDSNLAVANGTINAQGNLNNNQWQTNIDANNLNTNLLAQTFTPQNLQNLNLDNLNGQIKLTGSLNPVLNNQVNLPIQANQIALQLGEQYLNAQGDLIVSNLTTNPDLAKVNLNVNANVNFEQLPIAQLIAQTSNNNNLLAERVNLYGQANFQGQFIGSNLISAPTNPENLNLIGDLRLNNFAFNDVVFDPTMTGQVNINPTTELAVNLRGEQDVIAATAEPCTANRCRFPYLPTSLELRQGEDTSQPVIAIGNRQGDVFSLDIQNFPLAVLNLAPGKPLGIQGALDGQTTGEINANLFTLATTGNVTVEQPAVGYIQAKKFAANFNYNPEQNLAEVATSSLEFGNSKYNFNGGVNLATGQLQGKLSIPQAYIQDILTTFRWFTLEDLTRLFQTPNYAQADQVAPNNIETASESLVRKLILLRTIENQIQAEAAAKQAGEVPTDIDIRGAYQGEIFLAGTVTNPQVNFNVEAQNWEWQPQPAFANIVPSLGFIKEEIQRIAINQILIQGVYQNNTVNLDNARIQIEDAVVALQGQLPRGVQAPPLNGGDSPSPTQPENVNFQIENLSLDTISRFINIPVDVAGVISTNGTITGTLSQPQLEGNVTFSDGAYNGQALPNTIAGNYIYTDDKLQFATTEPSSIQVDATVPYPIRPGNDTVTANLDLGTEAFSLLSIFTQDNLTWLGGEGTAQLRATGRLDLNRATPLYALNATGEVNLQDAQVKSKYFSEPLITTGTATLNNQLINVEQLTGKFADKDLTATGTLPILYPVATIENPLTINIPEGKINLEELYEGDVAGNVIVTGAALQPVIGGEVFLKDGEVVIPEQEDNSSTVANNINLITSTNADSSTIITRLNDFQVNLDNFKIEQSPLYQFNVRGNLTLNGTANTPSNIRPQGTIFITRGDVDWLSSNFTLVRSRENTAVFTPEAGLLNPYLDVQMRTEVSNLNNVRQLESDSNEISDDISQVGRNNIINVNLVIDGEAEELLPNLGQTASNCNIRPDNAPPSGQANYSQKELNQLATCVNVAALNGADNRNLLNSPALQLTSIPSRSQGEIVSLLGNQFLSFAEELQNSSAEELFNLGVAQFVITPLQRRLFYGVEDFVVGVGKNIGLDYLRVYPYLEGIYEIKQDASVRATYDYVLNEGRIEYQIRF from the coding sequence GAGTTTGATTCTGCCACTATTCCTCCAACCAAAACAGATCCAGACCAAGTTGCCATTGATGAAGTTAAAGTTGGTTTTAATATTTTACCGCTTATTTTTCAGCGCACTTTACCTTTAGAAATTACTTTAGTTCAACCAGAAATTTATTTAGAACAAGCTAAAGACGATTCGTGGTTGAATTTAGACTTACAAACGAAAGAAGGAGAACCTTCTATTTATGTAGATTTGACAGTAAATGTTGAAGCAGGAAATATTACTGCTGTTCCTTATAATCAATCCCCTATTCAAGTACAATTGGACGGTAGTGGTAGGTATGATCCTACTGGAGAGCAATTAATAGAATATGATTTAGATGCAGCTATAGAACAAGCTCAAGCTAAAATTAAAGGAGAAACAATAATTGCATCTGGTCAAACTAATACTAAGCTACAAATTAATGATTTAGTATTAACTGATGTTACTTCTTTAATTCCTAATTCACCCATCAATCTTAGTAGTGGTAAACTTAACGCTGATTTAGATATTAATATTCCTTCCTTAGAAGAAATTACTGCTGCAAATATTCAAGGACAAGTTAACTTACAAAATGTTCAAGGTGAAGTAGAAAATTTATCTTCTTCTTTAGAAGCAAAATCTCAATTAAATTTTGGCGGTAAAAATGCCCAAGTAGAAGATACTCAAGTAAATCTAGGCAATCTTACTGCTAACTTAAAAGGAACAGTGGATTTACAACAGGGCTATAACCTAAATATTGATATTTTGCCCTTTAGCTTATCAGGTTTACAGAAAACTTTTAATACTTTTTCTCCTGTTAATCTTGCGGGGGAAGTCGCAGCACAATTACAACTATCAGGTGCAATCAAAGAGCCACTACTAACAGGAACAATTAATAATACTAAAACTTTAACTGTAGCTCAAACACAATTAAAATCAGTTAAAGCTAATTTTGCTGCCAATTTAAGTGAAGTTGTTCTAAAAGATTTAAAAGCTATTCCCTTAGCTGGAGGACAAATTCAAGGACAAGGAATTATCGAAACTAAAATTAAACAATCTCTTGAAGAAAATAGAGTTATAGATGCTGCAAATATGCCCTTGGCATTTAATTTTAAAGCTACTTTACCCACAGAAAAAATAGTAGCTCCTTATTATAGTTTTCCTCAAGAGATAGCTGTTAATACTTTCAATACAGAAGGAAAAATTAGAGGTACATTAGCTAATCCTCAAGCCAATTTACAATGGCAAATTCCTCAAGCTTCAACCACAGCAGTAGATAATCTTTCTGGTTCAGGAAAAATTTTATTTTCTGATAATCAATTATTACTTAATGATACTGAAATTCTAGTAGGGAAAGGTCGATTAAATCTTGAAGGAAATGCTAATTTAAATAATCAACAATGGCAAACTAATATTCAAGCTTCTGCTTTAGCTTTAACTCCATTTTTAGCTCAATTAAACACTTCAGCAGTTAATTTTGACCAACCAATTACCTTATCAAAAGGCACAATTGATTTAAAGGGAAAATTAGACCAATTAGCTCCAAATAAAATTACAGGAATAGCTAATTTAAATTTAGATGTCAATGGCAGCGAGGTTAATCTTGATAGTAGACTCGCTTCGGGTAACTTCCAAGCAACTGCTAACACCGATAGAATTGCACTTAATCAATTTGTACCCAGTTTACCTCTAACTACTACCTTAGAATCTAGTAGGATTAATCTTTCAGGGCAATTACAACAGTTATTAACTTTTACTGAGAATCGTAATTTAAATACTATTAAAGCCGATTTTGATTCAAATTTGGCTGTAGCTAATGGCACAATTAACGCTCAAGGAAATTTGAATAATAATCAATGGCAAACTAATATTGATGCTAATAACCTTAACACTAATTTACTAGCACAAACATTTACTCCTCAAAATCTTCAAAACTTAAATTTAGATAATCTAAACGGGCAAATTAAGTTGACAGGCAGCCTCAATCCTGTGCTTAACAATCAAGTCAATCTTCCCATTCAAGCTAATCAAATTGCTTTACAACTAGGAGAACAATATCTTAATGCTCAAGGAGATTTAATTGTATCTAATTTAACTACTAATCCCGATCTAGCTAAGGTTAATTTAAATGTTAATGCTAATGTTAATTTTGAACAATTACCGATCGCTCAATTAATTGCTCAAACTTCTAATAACAATAATTTATTAGCAGAAAGAGTTAATCTTTATGGACAAGCAAATTTTCAAGGACAATTCATTGGCAGCAATTTAATTTCTGCACCGACTAATCCAGAAAATTTAAACTTAATTGGTGATTTAAGATTAAATAATTTTGCTTTTAATGATGTAGTATTTGACCCAACTATGACAGGTCAAGTAAATATTAATCCAACTACAGAATTAGCAGTTAATTTAAGAGGAGAACAGGATGTAATTGCTGCTACAGCAGAACCTTGTACAGCAAATCGATGTCGTTTTCCCTACTTACCAACCAGTTTAGAATTACGTCAAGGCGAAGATACTTCTCAACCAGTTATTGCCATCGGAAATCGGCAAGGAGATGTTTTTTCGTTAGATATTCAAAACTTTCCTTTAGCAGTGCTTAATCTTGCCCCAGGAAAACCTTTAGGAATTCAAGGTGCATTAGATGGTCAAACTACAGGAGAAATAAATGCTAATCTTTTTACTTTAGCAACTACAGGAAATGTCACCGTAGAACAACCAGCAGTTGGTTATATTCAAGCTAAAAAATTTGCTGCCAATTTCAACTATAATCCCGAACAAAATTTAGCTGAAGTAGCAACTAGTTCTCTTGAGTTTGGTAATAGTAAATATAACTTTAATGGTGGAGTTAATTTAGCAACAGGACAACTCCAAGGAAAACTAAGTATTCCTCAAGCTTATATCCAAGATATTTTAACGACATTTCGTTGGTTTACTTTAGAAGACTTAACTAGATTATTTCAAACTCCTAATTACGCCCAAGCTGACCAAGTTGCTCCTAATAATATCGAAACCGCCTCAGAATCTCTAGTCAGAAAATTAATATTATTAAGAACAATAGAAAACCAAATTCAAGCTGAGGCAGCAGCAAAACAAGCAGGAGAAGTTCCCACAGATATTGATATTCGTGGTGCTTATCAAGGAGAAATTTTTTTAGCAGGAACGGTTACTAATCCTCAAGTAAATTTTAATGTAGAAGCTCAGAATTGGGAATGGCAACCTCAACCTGCTTTTGCTAATATTGTGCCATCTTTAGGTTTTATTAAAGAAGAAATTCAGCGTATTGCCATTAATCAAATTTTGATCCAAGGAGTTTATCAAAATAATACTGTTAATTTAGATAATGCCAGAATTCAAATTGAAGATGCAGTTGTAGCACTACAAGGGCAATTACCACGGGGCGTACAAGCTCCGCCGTTGAATGGCGGAGACAGCCCCTCACCCACTCAACCAGAAAATGTTAATTTTCAAATAGAAAATCTTTCCCTTGATACGATTAGTAGATTTATCAATATTCCTGTAGATGTAGCAGGAGTAATTAGTACCAATGGCACAATTACAGGTACTTTATCTCAACCTCAATTAGAAGGAAATGTTACTTTTTCGGATGGTGCATACAACGGACAAGCACTACCAAACACAATTGCAGGCAATTATATTTACACTGATGATAAGTTACAATTCGCCACTACTGAACCATCTTCAATTCAAGTAGATGCCACTGTTCCTTACCCTATTAGACCAGGAAACGATACTGTTACAGCTAATTTAGATTTGGGTACAGAAGCTTTTTCATTATTAAGTATTTTTACTCAAGATAATCTGACTTGGCTTGGTGGAGAAGGAACTGCTCAACTAAGGGCGACAGGACGTTTAGATTTAAATCGCGCAACACCACTTTATGCTCTAAATGCTACAGGAGAAGTTAACTTACAAGACGCTCAAGTCAAAAGCAAATATTTCTCTGAACCTTTAATTACAACAGGAACAGCTACTTTAAATAATCAACTAATTAATGTTGAACAATTAACAGGAAAATTTGCTGATAAAGATCTTACCGCCACAGGAACTTTACCAATTTTATATCCTGTTGCAACTATTGAGAATCCTTTAACTATCAATATTCCCGAAGGCAAAATTAATCTAGAAGAACTTTATGAGGGAGATGTAGCAGGAAATGTAATTGTAACGGGTGCAGCACTTCAACCTGTGATTGGTGGAGAAGTATTTTTAAAAGATGGTGAAGTTGTTATTCCAGAACAAGAAGATAATAGCTCAACTGTAGCCAACAATATTAATTTAATTACCAGCACTAATGCTGATTCTTCCACAATTATTACCAGACTCAACGATTTTCAAGTAAATTTAGACAATTTTAAGATCGAACAATCTCCTCTATACCAATTTAATGTTCGAGGAAATTTAACTCTTAACGGAACTGCCAATACTCCTAGTAATATTCGACCACAAGGAACTATTTTTATAACTAGAGGAGATGTAGATTGGCTTTCTAGTAACTTTACTTTAGTTCGCAGTCGCGAAAATACTGCCGTGTTTACTCCCGAAGCAGGATTATTAAATCCCTATCTCGATGTGCAAATGAGAACAGAAGTTTCTAATTTGAATAACGTGCGACAATTAGAATCAGATAGTAATGAAATTTCTGATGATATTTCTCAGGTAGGAAGAAATAACATTATTAACGTTAATTTAGTAATTGATGGTGAAGCAGAAGAGTTACTGCCAAATCTGGGTCAAACCGCTAGTAATTGCAATATTCGTCCTGATAATGCTCCTCCTAGTGGACAGGCAAACTATAGTCAAAAAGAATTAAATCAATTAGCCACTTGTGTTAACGTCGCTGCCTTAAACGGAGCAGATAACCGCAATTTACTCAATTCTCCTGCCCTCCAACTTACGAGTATTCCTTCGCGCAGTCAAGGAGAAATTGTCAGTTTGTTAGGTAATCAATTTTTATCCTTTGCCGAGGAACTTCAAAATAGTAGCGCAGAAGAATTATTCAATCTTGGCGTAGCTCAGTTTGTAATTACTCCCCTTCAACGCCGACTGTTTTATGGAGTGGAAGATTTTGTCGTCGGTGTTGGTAAAAACATTGGTTTAGATTATCTGCGGGTCTATCCTTATTTAGAAGGTATTTATGAAATTAAACAAGATGCTTCGGTCAGAGCAACTTATGATTATGTTTTGAATGAAGGCAGAATAGAGTATCAAATAAGATTTTGA